The genomic region CCCGTCGCGCCGTGGCGCTTACTGAGTTTTCCTTTTCCGTCCGGGGCAAGAAAGATCGGCAGGTGGATGAAGACCGGCGGGTTCCACCCGAAAGCGGCGTACAATAAAAAGTGCCGGGGCAGACTGACGATCCACTCCTCACCGCGGATCACGTGGGTGATCCCCATGAGGTGGTCATCCACCACACTGGCCAAATGGTAGGTGGGAAAACCATCCGACTTGAGAATAACAAAATCATCCAGGGTCTGGTGGTCGAAGACCATCTCACCCCGGAGCTCGTCCCGGACTTTGGTTTGCCCGGTGAGGGGGACTTTAAACCGGATCACATATTTATCCCCCGCGGCCAGCTTCCTTTCAACCTCTTCCGCCGGCAACTCCCGGCAATGCCGGTCATAACCGGAAGGTTGGCCCGCCTCTTCCTGCTTTTTCCGCATCTCCTCCAAACGCTCGGGCGTACAAAAACAATAATAGGCCTTCCCCGCTTGCACCAATTGGGTGGCATATTTTTGGTAGATAGCCAGTCGCTCCGACTGGAAATAGGGTCCGGCGTCACCGCCGGCGTCCGGTCCTTCGTCCCAGTCCAGCCCCAACCAGCGCAGACTCTCTTTGATGTCCTGGACCGCATCGGCCACCAGCCGGTTCCGGTCCGTATCTTCAATCCGCAATATAAACTGGCCCCCGGTCTTGCGCGCCAGCAACCAATCGTAGAGGGCGGTACGGGCACCGCCAATATGTAAATAACCGGTTGGACTGGGGGCAAACCTTACTCGAACCGCTTCCATCACGAAACACCTCTTCTGGTTTATACTCATTACTTGTCGCTCCGTTTTTGCTTGCCTTTCCTTCCATTTTGTCCTGCCCTGGAACGACCACCCTTTATTTCGTCTTGTACCCGGTATATTCCTGCCCTGAACGAAAAGATAACCGCCCGCAAGCGGGCGGCCATTTTCTTTCGCTAATCAAGGGGGATCAAGCCCAAACTAATCTTTAACGCTTCATCGACTTTACTCATATATTCCTCGTTCAGTTCGCCAATCTTCTCACTCAGGCGTCTTTTATCGATCGTCCGGATCTGCTCGCAAAGGATCACCGAATTCCGGTCCAGTTTCGTATAGTCTTTCTTAATCTCCACGTGGGTGGGGAGGCGGGCCCGTTTAATCTTGGAAGTAATCGCCGCCACAATCGTCGTCGGACTGTAGGTGTTCCCGATGTTGTTCTGGAGAATAATCACCGGCCGCAGTCCACCCTGTTCCGAACCGACCACCGGGTTCAAGTCGGCAAAGAAAAGGTCGCCCCGCTTGACGATCAATAATCCTCACCCGCCGCCAACCGGTCCAGATAGTGGTCGAACTCTACCAGATCCTGACCGATCCCTTCTTCCGCCAGTTCCAAGTTGAGGGGGCCCATCTTTTGGTAGCCTACCGCCATTTTCTCCCGCTTTTCGGTCCGTAATTTTTCCGCCAATAAATGGCGCATGGCGTCACGAATAAAGGCACTGCGGCTGCCGTACTCCCTGTGCGCAACCCGATCCACCTCGCGCAGCAAACTTTCGGGAAGAAGAACAACCACCCGACGGTTAACCATTCCCTAGCACCCCCAGGTTATTCTCAACTATTATTATATACTTTTCGCCAAATTCCAGTCCGACTGGGGTCCGTCCCTTTTAACCGGTGGAAAGTTGTTGCGAGGTCTAGTTACTGCGGTTTGCGCCGTGCCTTTTTCGTCTGATTACAACGATTGCTGGTGGAAAGAAACAAAAATACCGGTCATTTCGCTTATTACTGTTTCGCGGAAAAACTGCTGTTTCCTGCTGTTTTTACCTTGGTAGTCGTTGGAAGAGCGTTCTTCCCTCCGGGCAATGCCGTAACCCTTCCACAATGATCAGCAGGGAACCGGCCTCAAGTTCTACCTCGACCGGTCCGGTTAAAAATTCATTATGTATCCCCCGGGTTGACCCCAGCTCTAAAGTAGCCCTTTCCAAGGGATATTTGGCCCCCCAGATGCTGACCCCCTGCGCGTTAAAGGGGTAGGGGAGCAGCGAAAAATGGCCGCCGGGAAAGGGGAATATCCTTATTCTGCCCTGACCGGTCATTAAAGTAACCGCCTGTTCATCGCCAATTAAAACCAGCTCGGTTCCGGACTGCTCCATTCTGTACATTAATGAGATATTGACGAGGGTATGATCGAGACGCCCGCCCAAAGCGCCAAAGACCAACATCGTGTGGCACTGCTGGGCAGCAATTTGATTTAAAGCAAGCTCAAGGTCGGTCCAGTCTTTTTCCTGCTGATAGCGGAGGACTTGGACTCCCTTGGCTGCCAACTCGTTTTGATAAGATAACGGGAGAGAATCAAAATCCCCGAGCAAAAACTGGGGTTGATAACCCAAATCAGCGAGGGGTTTTCCTCCCCCGTCGACCGCGAACAACAGATCGTAACCGGCCGCCAATGCCGTCCGGAGAAGTCCATAATGAACCGGCCCCCCGCCGACGAGAATGGCCTTTTTCCCAGTTGCTTGCATCTCATCCCCGCCTTCCGGTGAAAAGAAAAGACACGACCGGTCAGTCGTGTCTTGCCAGTACCACCAATTACCGTTTGGAGAATTGTGGCGCTTTCCTTGCTTTCTTCAAGCCGTACTTCCGCCGTTCCTTCACCCGCGGATCACGGGTCAAGAAACCGGCGCGCTTTAACGGAATTCTATACTCCGGATCTACTTTCAATAAAGCGCGGGCAATGCCATGACGGACGGCGCCAGCCTGTCCGCTGATGCCACCACCGCGCACGGACGCAATCACGTCATATTTCCCAACGGTTCCGGTCTGGTGTAAAGGTTGCTCCACCATGACTTCCAAAACTCTGCGCCCGAAATAACTTTTCGCATCGCGCTTGTTGATCATGATCTTCCCTTGGCCGGGCACCAACCAGACCTTCGCCACCGCTGTTTTCCGCCGCCCGGTGCCGTAATATTTAGGCTCCGCGATTTTTGCGCTAGGCAAGGATCGTTACCTCCCTTCGACTTTAGCCCTTGATCTCCAACGGCTCGGGTTTCTGAGCCGCATGGGGATGTTCCGGTCCACGATAAACTTTTAACTTTTTGATCTGGGCACGCCCTAACCGGTTGTGGGGAATCATTCCGTAGATCGCTTTCTTCACCACAAACTCCGGTTTGTTCTCCATTAATTCTTGGTAAGACCTTACCTTCAAACCTCCCGGATAACCGGAATGGTAATAATACTTCTTTTTCTGTAGTTTTTTGCCGGTCAGCACAACTTTTTCGGCGTTGATCACGATCACATGATCGCCGCAGTCAACATTAGGGGTGTAATCCGGACGGTGTTTCCCCCGGAGAATCCTGGCAACCACACTGGCCAATCTTCCTAAAGTCTGACCGCTCGCATCAACCACATACCATTTTCTTTCTCTCTGATCTGGTTTGGCCAGATAAGTTCGCAACTTTAAAACCTCCCTTGCAACCGAGGCGCCTAAAACCACAGACCCGGGGCTCACAGTCTGAGGTAAGATTAACCTCTTTGATGCACTTCTCAATTATACCAAGAAGAAATAATTAGGTCAAGGGCAAGCACGGAAAAGGTTTTACGTTATAGAACACCATTTTTGAAATTATCCTTGACAGTAAATATCGGGTTTACTATAATTAGTGAAAAATTAGCAAAGCCTGTGACCATCCATACCGGATAGAACACGGTGCGAAAAACAATTTCAGCATCGACACCAAAATCAGTTCAGCAGAGAGAACTTTCAGTTTATAGAGTTGAGCTTAGCAGAGTTATAGTTGAGTGGAGCGAAGACGAGCTGAGTAGTATGGTTCTTTAGTTTGTTCCTTTTTAAGACCATGCTCTTAGGAGTCGTGGTCTTTTTTAATATCTCATAAAGAGAGGAGCTGAGTTGAGTTGAGACGAGAACGGTTGTGCCCAGGTTTTGCTGCAGGGGGTCTCTCAAACCCCTCCAGTGGTTGTTCCGGCAGGAGCCGCCTGGATCTGGAAAGGTTCCGGCAATTGGCGGCCGCCGGTTACCGGTATATCCCCGTCTATTCCGAACAACCGAACGACATGGAGACCCCGGTGACGATCTTTTACAAGTTAACCGAGGGGAAAGGCCGTTTTTTGCTGGAAAGCCTCGAACAGGATCACCAAAGAAGCCGTTATTCTTTTATCGGTTGGAATCCGTTGTTGACCTTAAAAGCCTCCGGGGATGAAATGACCTTTTTTGAAAAGGGCCGCATTAACGAGGGCAGAGGTGATCCGTTGACGGAACTCAAAAAGAAGCTGGACACTTTTCAAGTCGCCCCTTTACCCGAGCTTGGCCCCTTTTATGGCGGCGCGGTCGGTTATATCGGCTACGATTACGTGCGGCTGCTTCAAAAGCTCCCGGTCGAAACCCAACCACTGACCAACCTCCCCGATTTGCACTGGGTTATCCCCCGGTACCTTGCCCGGATTGACCATCGCACGCACAAAATTACCCTCATTGTCCTGGCCGCGGTCAATCCGGACGATATCGACGGTTCCTATGAAAAAGCCGTCCGTGAACTGGTGATGATCAATAACCGGCTGGACCGGTCCCTCCCCATGGCACCGCTTCCCAATGCCGTACCAATCAAAGATCCCGTCTCCCGGCTCACGACCATTTCCCGTCACGAGTTTATGGACCTCGTCGCCCGCGTGAAAAAACACATCCAGTCCGGGGAAGTCCAGCAAGTAGTCCTCTCCCAAAGAATCATCCAAGAATACACCGGGGATCCTTTCTGCTTTTACCGGGTATTACGGTTGCTTAATCCTTCCCCCTATCTTTTCTATCTCGATTTCGGCGACCATCAGCTGGCCGGCTCTTCACCGGAGACAATGGTCCGTCTGGAAGACGGTCTCGTTACGCTAAAACCTATTGCCGGGACACGACGCCGCGGCTCCTCCACCGCCGAAGATGAACGCCTCCGCCGCGAGCTCCTGGCGGATGAAAAAGAACAGGCCGAACATCTGATGCTGGTGGAACTCGGCCGCAATGAACTCAGCCAAGTTTGTCGGTTTGGAAGCATCCGGATAACCGAACTGATGGCGGTTGAGTTTTACTCCCATGTCATGCACCTCGTCTCAACCCTCCAGGGAGAATTACGGCCTGCCTATTCCGGTGCTGACTTGATCCGGGCCGTCTTTCCGGCCGGAACCCTTTCCGGAGCCCCAAAACAACGGGCGCTGGAGCTCATTGAAAGACTGGAGCCAACCCGGCGGGAGTTTTACGGCGGTTGTGTTGGTTATCTTGGTTTCAACGGGAATCTCGATACTTGTATTACAATCCGCACGGTTTTGTTTCATGGTCGGCAAGCCCACCTACAAGTGGGGGCCGGGATTGTTGCCGCCTCGGAACCGGCAAAAGAATACGAAGAAACCCTGAATAAAGCAGCCGCCCTGATCGTCGCCCTAGACCAAGCCCAGGGCCGAGCCATCAGTTAGTAAACCTCTTTCCTTTGCCCGATTAAATAAAGAGTCGAGAGGAGTTGAGCAGAGATGATTAAGGAGAGTTTAGCCAAGCTAGCCCGGGGTGAACACCTCGAGGAAAGCGAGATGATCGCCGCCACCAAAGCGATCATGGAAGGCCGTGCTTCACCCGCCCAGATCGGCAGTTTTTTAACGGCGTTACGGCTGAAAGGAGAGACCGTGGCCGAGATTACCGGTGCCGCCAGGGTGATGCGGGAAAAAGCAGTTAAGATCAGTTTTAAAGCCCCAACGGTGATTGACACTTGCGGAACCGGGGGCGACGGCGCCCAGACCTTTAATATTTCAACCACGGTTGCCTTCATTGTGGCCGCCGCCGGGATTCCGGTGGCCAAACACGGTAACCGGGCCATCTCCAGTCGCTGCGGGAGCGCGGATGTGCTGGAAGCCTTAGGCGTTAAAGTTGACTTGTCCCCGGAGCAAGTTGAAGTCTGTCTGCGGGAAGCGGGAGTTGGCTTTTTATTTGCCCCCCTTTTCCACCAGGCCATGAAGCATGCCGCCGGCCCCCGAAAGGAGTTGGGCTTCCGGACTGTCTTCAACCTCCTGGGACCGTTAACCAATCCCGCCGCCGCCAACTGCCAGTTAGTCGGGGTCTTCGCCCCGGAATTAACCGAAGTGGTCGCCCAGGTGCTCCAACGCCTCGGGGTCGCCCGGGCGGTCGTTGTCCACGGCGGTGACGGTCTCGACGAGTTATCCCTTGACGGAGTGAATAAAGCCACTATCCTGCGGAGCGGTCAGATGCAGACCGTCCATTTCCAGGCGACTGATCTGGGCCTGCCGTCCGCTCCCAAAACCTCCTTGGTCGGTGGGGGGCCGGCGGAAAACGCCCGGATCACAGAGGCTATCCTCCGGGGGACCGAGACCGGTCCACGGTTAAACGTCGTCCTGCTCAATGCGGCCGCCGCCTTACTGGCCGCCGATGTGGTTAACGACCTGAAAACAGGGATCGCCTTGGCCCGTGATCTGGTGCGGGAGGGGAAGGCTTATGCCAAGTTGGAACAGTTACGGCACGTGGGGAGGCGAGCCTAATGTTCTTGGCGCAGATTCTCCAGTCCAAGGCAGCCGAAGTGCAGGCGCGTAAATCGCGAACCCCCCTCGCCCAATTGGAACTGAAATTAAAAGAAGCCCCAGCCACAAGGTGTTTTCGGGAAAGTTTGACCGGCGAACAGATTCAAGTAATCGCCGAAATTAAAAAGGCCTCTCCCGCCAAGGGCCTTTTATGCCCTGATTTCCAGCCGGTGCAGTTGGCGCAGGCTTATGAAGCTTCGAGTGCCGCTGCGATCTCGGTGTTAACCGACGAAAAATTCTTTTTAGGCTCCCTCGATGACTTGGCGCAGGTGAAAAGGGCAACAAGGAAGCTTCCGGTCCTACGGAAGGATTTCATCATCGATCGCTATCAAATCTACGAAGCACGCGTTTATGGGGCCGATGCAGTCCTTTTAATCGGGGCCATCCTGAACGGGTCGGAACTCGCCGGCTATATAAAGGAAGCAAAAGCTTTGGGGATGGATGCTTTAGTTGAGGTCCATAATGAGGCGGAACTTGCCACCGCCTTGGCGGCCGGGGCCGAAATAATTGGGATTAATAACCGGGATTTAAAGACCTTTCGGGTTGACCTGGAGACCACCCTCCGTTTGCGGGAAGCAATTCCCAAAGACAAGGTGGTCGTCGCCGAAAGCGGGATCAAATCCAGTGCCGACTTGAAACGGCTGGCCCACGCCGGTGTCAACGCCGTCCTGGTCGGCGAAGCACTGGTCACCGCCGCCGATCCCGGTACGGCCTTGAAAAAGCTCCGCGGAGGCAACAATGATTCCGGTTAAGATCTGCGGGATTACCAACTTGAACGACGCTCTGGTCTGCCAGAAGTTGGGCGTCTCCGCCCTGGGTTTCGTTTTTGCCCCCTCCCCGCGCCGAGTCTCGGTCGAACAAGTTGCACAGATTACCCGTCACCTTTCTCCTTTGATCCTCAAAGTCGGAGTTTTTGTCGATGAGGACCCCCTCCGCATCCACGAGGTTATGGAGGCTTGCCGTCTTGATTTGGCGCAGTTGCATGGGGCGGAAAAACCGGAGCATTGTCAGATCCTGGGAGGACGGGTGATTAAAGCCTTTCGGGCCGGTCGCGACCAGCCTGATCCCGAATGGCGAGGAGCGCCCCTCCGCGGGATCCTCGTTGACTCCTATGCCGCTAATGTCTACGGCGGAACCGGTCAGGTCTTCGACTGGGCACTGGTGGCGAACTACCGGAAACTCGGTTTTCCGCTGATCTTGGCCGGCGGCTTAAACCCGGAAAACATTGGAGCCGCCCTCCGCCGTGTGCAGCCGGACGGGATTGATTTATCCAGTGGAGTAGAGAAAAGTCCGGGAATTAAGGACCCGGATAAAATCGCCCGCTTGATGGCGACAATCCGGAATTCTTCGTCGCCTTGAACTGCTTGACCAAGGAGGTGTTTCCCATCGCGAACTTTCATGAATGGTATTTTGGAGACTATGGCGGCCGTTATGTACCGGAAACCCTGATGGCCGCTTTAGACGAACTGGACGAGGCGTACCGACGCTACGCCATGACCCCCGAATTCCAGGAGGAGCTGGCAGCGCTCAACCGCTTCTATGCCGGTCGCCCCACCCCTTTGTATCATGCCGAACGGTTCAGCCGGGAGCTCGGCAAGGGCCAGATTTATTTTAAACGGGAAGATCTGATCCATACCGGTGCCCATAAGATCAATAACGCCCTGGGCCAAATTTTGCTGGCCAAACGCATGGGTAAACGGCGGATCATCGCCGAAACCGGTGCCGGTCAACATGGTGTCGCCACGGCCACCGTCGCCGCCAAGTTTGGGCTGGAATGCGTGGTTTATATGGGAGAATTGGATATGGCCCGCCAAGCCCTGAACGTCTTCCGCATGCGCCTTTTAGGTGCCCAGGTGCGCCCGGTCACCTCCGGCAGCAAAACCCTAAAGGATGCCACCAACGAGGCCATCCGGGACTGGGTGACCAATGTCGATAATACCTACTACCTTATCGGTTCCGTCGTCGGGCCCCACCCCTATCCCAAGATCGTCCGGGATTTCCAGGCGGTAATCGGCCGGGAAACCAAGGCCCAGTTGGCTGAACTTACCGGCCGGCTTCCCAACTATGTGGTGGCTTGCGTGGGGGGCGGGAGCAACGCCATGGGGATTTTCACGGCCTTTCTCGCCGACGCCGGCGTAAAACTGGTCGGGGTCGAGGCGGCAGGTAGAGGTTTACAGACCGAACAGCACGCCGCCGCCCTGGCAAAAGGAAAACCGGGCATCCTCCATGGAGCGAAAAGTTATGTCCTCTCGGATGCGGACGGGCAGATTCGGGAGGCCTCATCCATCTCGGCCGGCCTGGATTACCCCGGCGTCGGCCCGGAGCACAGTTTTCTCAAGGACAGCGGCCGGGTCGAATATCAGACCATTGATGACCAGGAAGCCCTGGCTGCCTTCGCCTATTTGACCCGAACCGAAGGGATCATCCCCGCCTTGGAAAGTGCCCATGCGGTCGCCGCCGGCATGAAGCTCGCCCGTACGCTAAAGCCAGGTGAAATCATGGTCATCAACCTCTCCGGGCGGGGCGACAAAGATATCCCCACAGTCGCCGAAACAATGGGGGTGAGTTTATGAACAGGATAGCATTACGCTTCCAAGAACTGCAAAAAGAGGGCCGTAAAGCCTTCATCCCTTATATCGTGGGCGGTGATCCGGATTTACCGAGTTTACCACGGGTATTGGACACCCTGGTCCAAAGTGGTGCCGACCTGATCGAAATCGGCGTTCCCTTTTCCGACCCCCTGGCCGACGGACCGGTAATCCAAGCCGCCAGCGTCAGGGCGCGGCAAAACGGTTGTACCCTGGCTAAACTGTTGTCCACCATCCAACCAGTGGCCGCCCGCCTTCCGGTTCCACTCACCCTGATGGTCTATTACAACCAACTCTACCAGCGGGGTGTCGCCCGTTTCTTGGCGGAAGCAAACGCCGCCGGGGTAGCCGGATTGATCATCCCCGACCTGCCGCCGGAGGCCGCTACAGAGTTGCAAAATTTGGCCGCTGCCTCCGGGATCGCTTTGAACTTCTTAGTTGCCCCCACCAGCAGCAAAGAGCGCATTCGTTTGGCCGCCACCGCCAGCACCGGATTCCTGTATACCGTCTCCGTAAAAGGGGTGACCGGCGCCCGGAGCAGCCTTCCCCAAGAATTACCCGCTTTTATCCAGCGGGTTAAAGAATTAAGTCCGCGCCCGGTAGCGGTAGGTTTTGGCATCAATACTCCGGAGCAGGCCCGAATGATCGCGAACCTCGCCGACGGGGTCATCGTCGGCAGCGCCCTGGTCCAGGCGATTGCCGCCGATCCGGAGTTAAAAAAAAATGGCTTCTCTCGCCCGCACCCTGCGAGAAGCCATTTGAGAGTACGGAAGAAAGAAATACCATTTGGCTTTAATACTCCACACTCAACAGCGTCAACCCATGCGGCGGCGCGGTCGGCCCGGCCGCGCGCCGGTCCCCATGAGCCAGAATCTCCTCAACCAAAGCGGGCTCCGCTTTCCCACTGCCAATCAGCAACAAAGTCCCGACGATATTCCGCACCATCTTATATAAGAAGCCATTCCCCCGCAGAGTGAAGAAGAGCTCCTCCGCCTCTTCCTCCACCACCACCCGGTCCAAACGGCGGACCGTCGTCGCCACCGCCGAACCGGCGGCGGCAAAACCTTTGAAATCATGCTCGCCCACCAAAGCGGCGGCCGCCGTCCGGAGCTTGGCCACGTCCAGGGGATGGGGATAATGATAGGAGAAGCGGCGGAGAAACGGATCGGGCCACCGGCGGCGGGAAACAATATATTGATAGGTTTTGGTTTTTGCGCTGTACCGGGCGTGGAAAGTGGCCGGTACAGCTTCGGCCTGCCAGACGATGAGGTCCGGCGGGAGATTGGCATTGAGGGCGGCCGGCCACCGTTCCACTGGAATCCGGGCTGCGGTGGTAAAACTGACCACTTGTCCTTTGGCGTGGACCCCGGCATCGGTCCGTCCGGCGGCAATCAGTTTGGGAACCTCGCCGGTTAGGCGCTGCAAAGCCTTTTCCAGTTCGGCTTGGACCGTCCGTTCGCCCTGCGCCTGTCGCTGAAAGCCGCAAAAATCCGTCCCCTCGTAGGCGATGGTCAGTTTAACTGTCGTCATCCCTGTCCCGTCACCTCCTACCGCCCCGCTTTGCCCTGTCATGCCCCTTAACCTAACCTGTTTACTTCACTCTTTTATCGGGATCATCACTCGTATCTATAGTCACACTCTACCCGCATCAAAAGGAAATACCATTCGCCCCGGTGGAGATTGTAACCGGATTTATTTCACCGGAGCAACCTGTACCCCCACCAAAGCAGAACCAAAGACAGA from Capillibacterium thermochitinicola harbors:
- the gltX gene encoding glutamate--tRNA ligase, with translation MEAVRVRFAPSPTGYLHIGGARTALYDWLLARKTGGQFILRIEDTDRNRLVADAVQDIKESLRWLGLDWDEGPDAGGDAGPYFQSERLAIYQKYATQLVQAGKAYYCFCTPERLEEMRKKQEEAGQPSGYDRHCRELPAEEVERKLAAGDKYVIRFKVPLTGQTKVRDELRGEMVFDHQTLDDFVILKSDGFPTYHLASVVDDHLMGITHVIRGEEWIVSLPRHFLLYAAFGWNPPVFIHLPIFLAPDGKGKLSKRHGATGVREFREKGYLPEALVNFLLLLGWHPPTDQELFTLDQAVEAFSVDRLNTSPVNFSLDKLDWYNGIYIRKLSHEELAKRALPFLQKDGLLPDPCPPEQFAYLVRLMPLVQERIKLLSEISNAVGYFLREEIDPPAPELLVGKKGTAGEIADILGKVGAVLNQIDDFSEENLERVLRALAEELQLKPGQIFMPVRVAVTGQTATPGLFELLAALGKKKVLQRLWQAVTVLQGA
- a CDS encoding type II toxin-antitoxin system PemK/MazF family toxin, with translation MIVKRGDLFFADLNPVVGSEQGGLRPVIILQNNIGNTYSPTTIVAAITSKIKRARLPTHVEIKKDYTKLDRNSVILCEQIRTIDKRRLSEKIGELNEEYMSKVDEALKISLGLIPLD
- a CDS encoding CopG family ribbon-helix-helix protein; translated protein: MVNRRVVVLLPESLLREVDRVAHREYGSRSAFIRDAMRHLLAEKLRTEKREKMAVGYQKMGPLNLELAEEGIGQDLVEFDHYLDRLAAGEDY
- a CDS encoding thiamine diphosphokinase gives rise to the protein MQATGKKAILVGGGPVHYGLLRTALAAGYDLLFAVDGGGKPLADLGYQPQFLLGDFDSLPLSYQNELAAKGVQVLRYQQEKDWTDLELALNQIAAQQCHTMLVFGALGGRLDHTLVNISLMYRMEQSGTELVLIGDEQAVTLMTGQGRIRIFPFPGGHFSLLPYPFNAQGVSIWGAKYPLERATLELGSTRGIHNEFLTGPVEVELEAGSLLIIVEGLRHCPEGRTLFQRLPR
- the rpsI gene encoding 30S ribosomal protein S9 yields the protein MAEPKYYGTGRRKTAVAKVWLVPGQGKIMINKRDAKSYFGRRVLEVMVEQPLHQTGTVGKYDVIASVRGGGISGQAGAVRHGIARALLKVDPEYRIPLKRAGFLTRDPRVKERRKYGLKKARKAPQFSKR
- the rplM gene encoding 50S ribosomal protein L13; the protein is MRTYLAKPDQRERKWYVVDASGQTLGRLASVVARILRGKHRPDYTPNVDCGDHVIVINAEKVVLTGKKLQKKKYYYHSGYPGGLKVRSYQELMENKPEFVVKKAIYGMIPHNRLGRAQIKKLKVYRGPEHPHAAQKPEPLEIKG
- a CDS encoding anthranilate synthase component I family protein, with the protein product MRRERLCPGFAAGGLSNPSSGCSGRSRLDLERFRQLAAAGYRYIPVYSEQPNDMETPVTIFYKLTEGKGRFLLESLEQDHQRSRYSFIGWNPLLTLKASGDEMTFFEKGRINEGRGDPLTELKKKLDTFQVAPLPELGPFYGGAVGYIGYDYVRLLQKLPVETQPLTNLPDLHWVIPRYLARIDHRTHKITLIVLAAVNPDDIDGSYEKAVRELVMINNRLDRSLPMAPLPNAVPIKDPVSRLTTISRHEFMDLVARVKKHIQSGEVQQVVLSQRIIQEYTGDPFCFYRVLRLLNPSPYLFYLDFGDHQLAGSSPETMVRLEDGLVTLKPIAGTRRRGSSTAEDERLRRELLADEKEQAEHLMLVELGRNELSQVCRFGSIRITELMAVEFYSHVMHLVSTLQGELRPAYSGADLIRAVFPAGTLSGAPKQRALELIERLEPTRREFYGGCVGYLGFNGNLDTCITIRTVLFHGRQAHLQVGAGIVAASEPAKEYEETLNKAAALIVALDQAQGRAIS
- the trpD gene encoding anthranilate phosphoribosyltransferase, whose product is MIKESLAKLARGEHLEESEMIAATKAIMEGRASPAQIGSFLTALRLKGETVAEITGAARVMREKAVKISFKAPTVIDTCGTGGDGAQTFNISTTVAFIVAAAGIPVAKHGNRAISSRCGSADVLEALGVKVDLSPEQVEVCLREAGVGFLFAPLFHQAMKHAAGPRKELGFRTVFNLLGPLTNPAAANCQLVGVFAPELTEVVAQVLQRLGVARAVVVHGGDGLDELSLDGVNKATILRSGQMQTVHFQATDLGLPSAPKTSLVGGGPAENARITEAILRGTETGPRLNVVLLNAAAALLAADVVNDLKTGIALARDLVREGKAYAKLEQLRHVGRRA
- the trpC gene encoding indole-3-glycerol phosphate synthase TrpC is translated as MFLAQILQSKAAEVQARKSRTPLAQLELKLKEAPATRCFRESLTGEQIQVIAEIKKASPAKGLLCPDFQPVQLAQAYEASSAAAISVLTDEKFFLGSLDDLAQVKRATRKLPVLRKDFIIDRYQIYEARVYGADAVLLIGAILNGSELAGYIKEAKALGMDALVEVHNEAELATALAAGAEIIGINNRDLKTFRVDLETTLRLREAIPKDKVVVAESGIKSSADLKRLAHAGVNAVLVGEALVTAADPGTALKKLRGGNNDSG
- a CDS encoding phosphoribosylanthranilate isomerase; protein product: MIPVKICGITNLNDALVCQKLGVSALGFVFAPSPRRVSVEQVAQITRHLSPLILKVGVFVDEDPLRIHEVMEACRLDLAQLHGAEKPEHCQILGGRVIKAFRAGRDQPDPEWRGAPLRGILVDSYAANVYGGTGQVFDWALVANYRKLGFPLILAGGLNPENIGAALRRVQPDGIDLSSGVEKSPGIKDPDKIARLMATIRNSSSP
- the trpB gene encoding tryptophan synthase subunit beta, with the protein product MTKEVFPIANFHEWYFGDYGGRYVPETLMAALDELDEAYRRYAMTPEFQEELAALNRFYAGRPTPLYHAERFSRELGKGQIYFKREDLIHTGAHKINNALGQILLAKRMGKRRIIAETGAGQHGVATATVAAKFGLECVVYMGELDMARQALNVFRMRLLGAQVRPVTSGSKTLKDATNEAIRDWVTNVDNTYYLIGSVVGPHPYPKIVRDFQAVIGRETKAQLAELTGRLPNYVVACVGGGSNAMGIFTAFLADAGVKLVGVEAAGRGLQTEQHAAALAKGKPGILHGAKSYVLSDADGQIREASSISAGLDYPGVGPEHSFLKDSGRVEYQTIDDQEALAAFAYLTRTEGIIPALESAHAVAAGMKLARTLKPGEIMVINLSGRGDKDIPTVAETMGVSL
- the truA gene encoding tRNA pseudouridine(38-40) synthase TruA yields the protein MTTVKLTIAYEGTDFCGFQRQAQGERTVQAELEKALQRLTGEVPKLIAAGRTDAGVHAKGQVVSFTTAARIPVERWPAALNANLPPDLIVWQAEAVPATFHARYSAKTKTYQYIVSRRRWPDPFLRRFSYHYPHPLDVAKLRTAAAALVGEHDFKGFAAAGSAVATTVRRLDRVVVEEEAEELFFTLRGNGFLYKMVRNIVGTLLLIGSGKAEPALVEEILAHGDRRAAGPTAPPHGLTLLSVEY